In Setaria italica strain Yugu1 chromosome I, Setaria_italica_v2.0, whole genome shotgun sequence, the genomic window TTTCTTAGTGGACGCAATTTCCTTCCAAATTATCAACTTTGGAGTAGATCATTTGCATCAGAGAATGGTACATTTATCAGTCATGTAGAGTACACAAATAATTTGTAAATAGATTCCAGATGAATACTTCCTaaactctttctttcttcctcttaAGGTGATTTGGTTGAAGCTGTTGTGCCTTTTATGGGTGAATCAGTAACTGATGGAACCCTTGCCAACTTCCTAAAGAGTATGCGCTTCCAACCTCgctccctctcttcctttccttgTTAATGACATGTTGTCCCCTTCAGAACCTGGAGACAGAGTTGAAGCTGATGAGCCTATAGCACAGATTGAAACTGATAAGGTGATATACTTCTCTTACAAGCTAGTTTTGTATAATTGTATTATATACTTCTGGAACTTCACTGAATTGAAAATTTCCCCTTTGGTTTTTAGGTTACAATAGATGTTTCCAGTCCAGAAGCCGGCGTTATTGAAAAGGTGAATGCCTTTCCATCATTGTGATCTCCATGTTTATTAACTTTCCTAGAACTTGCCAACTGGTTATTTGGTAGCACAGCTATGTTTCTCACAGTATCGGTGCTTTGCAGTTCATTGCTAGTGAAGGCGACACTGTTACTCCTGGTACAAAGGTTGCTGTCATATCTAAGTCTGCTATTCCAAATGAGGCCCATGTTTCACCACCTGAAGAGGCCTCCCAGAAGGAGacccctccaccacctcctgcagagAAAAACAAGGTTGAGGAGAAATCACCAAAAGTAGAACCCGTCAAAAAGCAGGAGCCAAAATTAACCATGCCACCACTAAAATCCTCCCCTTCAGAACCCCTGCTCCCTCCAAAGGAAAGAGAGAGACGGGTAAGTCTGTATCCATCACATGATTTCATATAATTGGTATGCTATGTTATCGAACTATATATTATGAGTTGTCCACAGTGTTTAACCATTATAATTGCAGGTACCCATGCCAAGACTCAGGAAGCGTATTGCAAACCGTTTGAAGGATTCGCAAAACACTTTTGCAATGTTGACTACATTCAACGAAGTGGACATGTAAGTGCATAACCAAGCTATTCTCTAGGATGTTATTGTTGCTTCTCACCCTGACTTGAGCCTATATTTATGCTAGACAGGCAGTTTTGAAATCCCAACTGACCCTTTGATAGTTGTGTAACTTAATATTGCCTCTACTTCATGTCGTTTGGTTAGCATGATCATTATTAACAAATGTTCTTGTTCAACTGAGCCCCCATCTATCTGTGTTTTTTCTTAAATGTTCAACTGATCTCACTTTCCTTTTACTGAACACAGTTCCTTATTATTTTGTCTGTTTGATCATTGTGTGTTATTCTTTAGGACTAACATGATGAAGCTGCGTTCTGATTACAAagacaagtttgttgagaagcACGGTGTCAAGTTGGGTCTGATGTCCTGCTTTGTCAAGGTGATGACAATTTGATGGGCTGTTTAAACTATACGTTACTGGATTTTGCAGTGCTTATCCCAGTCGCTTTTGCAGGCTTCTGTTTCTGCCCTCCAAAACCAGCCAGTTGTTAATGCTGTCATTGATGGTGATGACATCATATACAGAGACTACATTGACATTAGTGTTGCCGTTGGCACTTCCAAGGTATGGACACCTTTTTAGTCTTTGATTGAATGCTCTAGCTATCTTTTGTTCTGTATCTGGGCGTAATCGTTTCATATGGATGCCTCTTTGTCTTAGGGTCTTGTTGTGCCTGTCATTCGCGATACTGACAGGATGAACTTCGCGGATATTGAGAAGGGGATAAACAACCTTGCTAAGAAAGCAAATGCGGGAGCACTTTCAATTGATGAGATGGCAGGGGGGACCTTCACCATCTCAAATGGTGGTGTCTATGGAAGCCTTATAAGCACGCCGATCATCAACCCCCCACAGGTTTCCTTTTTTTGATTGCCTATTAATTGCTTCTCGTTAATTTCTGTGAGAGAATACCAACTTCAACACAATTTACATCAATGCAGTCAGCAATCCTCGGGATGCATTCCATTGTTCAGCGCCCCATGGTCGTGGATGGCAAGATTACTGCAAGACCAATGATGTACCTTGCATTGACATACGACCATAGGTTGGTCGATGGCAGAGAAGCTGTTCTCTTCCTGCGCCGCATCAAGGATGTGGTTGAAGATCCGCGGAGGTTGCTCCTCGACATATAGTTTCTTGCATCATTGCTGGGCTGCAATTGTTGTCCTGGTTTTCCAAATAATTGGATGCAAAAATTTTGACTCCTATCATTGCTAGCCGGCCTCAGAATTGTAAAAGAGAGCGCAGCAGAAACTTTGTTCATTTTCTCCTCCAGATATTACTAGTTGGGATGTAGTTCCCTGAGCACGTTCTCGTTTCACAAGAGCAAATGAAGATTTCTCGGTATCTCACCTTTTGTTGCCTTGCTGTACGTCATGGTGATTTCTCCACAACAATTACAACTTGGTTGCTGTCAGATGCTGTATCCCAGACAACTTCGTTGTATGGTTTGAATTGCATCTGACAAAAGGAAAATATTTGATCATTGTTCTTTGTGAGGATGATGTTCTTCTCCTTACCTAGCAACGCCTGGTTAGCACGATGGCAAGAAACTTAAGGCGGGGGAGCCAGGTTATTGCTATCGCCACCACTACTTTCTTTGTAGCCGGCACCCATGGCATAGCCAAATAACTCTTCCTTTTGCCTGCCTCTTGCTACTCAGAATGCTTGCCCGACGAATTACGTTGTGCAGCTCGTGTCATACTACGAATTTCAAATTGGCATACCCAAAGGAACTAGAATAGCGTGTAGAAATAGGGAATAATAAACGAGTAATGCAAAAAACTAGAATGGCGTATTGTAGTGGTGTTCTGAAACACTACGCGGTTAGAAATAAGATGAGGCTTAGTTTTCGCGTTCAGCTCCACACATTCATGATAGCCGTTACGCATTTTCACAAGAAGGGACATTGTACGTAAATAACATACAAAACCATATACATGTGCATGCCATGCACATGTATATGGTCTTGTTCAAATGACATGCATGATTGAAGCGCACAATGTGCATCCCTATGCCCTACCATATGAAAATGCAAGGTGTTCATACGCTGCAATTCCCGTCAAGAACCACGTGTTTTCCTTCATTCATGGACAAAATGGACCAAAACAGAATGTAATGTTCCTTTAACTGCCGTGAACTCCTGACATCAGTCAAGTGTTCCGATTGTTAGGTGAAAACAGGGGGTCAAAGTAAACAAGCAAAACAATTCCTTTGCCATTTACATCTGAAATCAGAAAAGTTAGCTCTACTCCTGCAGATTTGCAACTCCATAGTCTTCACATGGTTGCAGCAGCATCGACCCACTTGCGACCACCGCTGAAGTACTTCTAAACATTTCCACCAAGCATAACATGCAACAGGACCTAGATTTACCCATTCGTAACACCCCACAGGCTACTCCATCTTATCAAATCTCAATAGATTCTAGCAAAGAGTTGATATCAGGTGTTACAATTGCACGCTTTCCGATCTCCCCTATGCCGCAGCAGTGCTTCTCCCTGGTGTTAATTGCTACAACTTCCTGAGGAAACATGCAATTCGAGCCAGCTGAAACCTGTACAATATGTCGATTTTGAGCCCATCATGAAtgggaaaaagaaataaaatgcaCCATGCAGAAGTTTATGGTTTTTAGTACTTACATCAAAAAGCACATCACCGAGCGTCATCTTCACTTTACCACTCTTGTACACGAGCATCTTCCCCATGAAGCCATCTGGGAGCTCTTTCAGACCACAGCCATGGATTGAGTCGAGACGCCTCTTCCTGTTGTCCCCCATGGATTTTGCATTCATATTCATATTTGTGCCAGCATCTGGGTCAGCCTGCCTTGGTAAAGGAAGAGTTGTAGGAAACTGGAAGAAGAGCAACTGCGGCGTATCTACCCTTTGCTGTCAGGGTAAGAAAATCAATCAATATAAGACATAAGATAATTCTGACAAAAGAAAACATATACAAGACTGGATACTATGAAATAACAGTTCAGTTAACATGTGAGTTTTGCTTTTGATGTGAAACACAATTAATTAAGTTAGAACGATGCAATATGGTATACATACCATCAGACCAAGTTCTTCAGCTGCACTCAGTTCACTAACTTGGGCTCTGCCGGATGAATGTCCGAATTCCTCTTCATCAAGAATTTCTGTTTTATACAATGGAACGCTAATGAGTACCAGACAAAGAGTGACCCACTGTGCATTATGCCACAAAAcacagaagaaacaagaactAGAGAACCTGCATTTCCAGAGTTGGGCCTTCTCAGTGGTAGAGTAACAGGATAATCGGTGCAGTTGTAGTCCTGCAGAAGTTACTAACAGATGAAATCAACGACAAAAGAATGCACACCATGTTTGTGTTGTTGATGTATCTACTCACCCATGGTTCATCGTGCTCCTTGGGTAATTTTACAG contains:
- the LOC101786489 gene encoding dihydrolipoyllysine-residue succinyltransferase component of 2-oxoglutarate dehydrogenase complex 1, mitochondrial, producing MASRLASRLLLRRPTATMCILRSCSHVRHFSTQLLEGVHKYSKPTRGRNFLPNYQLWSRSFASENGDLVEAVVPFMGESVTDGTLANFLKKPGDRVEADEPIAQIETDKVTIDVSSPEAGVIEKFIASEGDTVTPGTKVAVISKSAIPNEAHVSPPEEASQKETPPPPPAEKNKVEEKSPKVEPVKKQEPKLTMPPLKSSPSEPLLPPKERERRVPMPRLRKRIANRLKDSQNTFAMLTTFNEVDMTNMMKLRSDYKDKFVEKHGVKLGLMSCFVKASVSALQNQPVVNAVIDGDDIIYRDYIDISVAVGTSKGLVVPVIRDTDRMNFADIEKGINNLAKKANAGALSIDEMAGGTFTISNGGVYGSLISTPIINPPQSAILGMHSIVQRPMVVDGKITARPMMYLALTYDHRLVDGREAVLFLRRIKDVVEDPRRLLLDI
- the LOC101786879 gene encoding uncharacterized protein LOC101786879 yields the protein MEKEDTKKKEADDSTPQHRRKAGLKFAPKVLPKKDPKIIPKTEPQEENKALTIDKKMMSGLGSLQSSYGPGSGTKAEKQGTPVQVAFGRADPSIARTFPTRRSFSSDVSAVKLPKEHDEPWDYNCTDYPVTLPLRRPNSGNAEILDEEEFGHSSGRAQVSELSAAEELGLMQRVDTPQLLFFQFPTTLPLPRQADPDAGTNMNMNAKSMGDNRKRRLDSIHGCGLKELPDGFMGKMLVYKSGKVKMTLGDVLFDVSAGSNCMFPQEVVAINTREKHCCGIGEIGKRAIVTPDINSLLESIEI